One Qiania dongpingensis genomic window carries:
- a CDS encoding ABC transporter permease, which translates to MEMQKPKRDFHKILSRYSLVLILVVFMAVCAIANKHFLKPDNLLNVARQQSVILIIAFGEMLLITAGLLDLAAGAVVALAGVLAVSAYHVTHSIAATFAVAIGVSVVCNLLSGFMVTKFRTPPFIATLAIQTMARGAALFYTDGQNIYDLGKFTVVGQGSFLGIPIPVIIMLVTFAVIFYLTNHTRMGRSIYAIGGNEQAANASGIKVKSVKMKTYAIHGILVGIAAAVFVSRVNGAMPNGAQGYEFDAMTATIIGGTSFSGGVGSAFGTMIGAFIVGFLSNIMNLISVNSYIQQIVKGVIIAGAVIWDLYSKEKKTYKKGSKG; encoded by the coding sequence ATGGAGATGCAAAAACCGAAAAGGGATTTTCATAAAATTTTGAGTAGGTACAGTCTGGTTCTGATACTAGTCGTATTTATGGCAGTCTGTGCCATAGCCAATAAACACTTTTTAAAACCCGACAACTTATTGAATGTGGCAAGACAGCAGTCAGTCATCCTGATTATCGCGTTTGGCGAGATGCTGCTCATCACCGCGGGCCTGCTGGATCTGGCGGCCGGCGCCGTAGTAGCCTTGGCCGGCGTTCTGGCGGTATCCGCCTATCATGTGACTCACAGCATCGCAGCGACCTTTGCCGTAGCGATCGGGGTATCTGTGGTCTGTAATCTGCTCAGTGGATTTATGGTGACGAAATTCAGGACGCCCCCATTCATTGCGACCCTTGCCATCCAGACGATGGCCAGAGGAGCCGCGCTTTTTTATACCGACGGTCAGAACATCTATGACCTGGGGAAATTTACGGTAGTCGGACAGGGGAGCTTTCTGGGAATCCCGATACCCGTCATCATTATGCTTGTCACCTTTGCCGTAATCTTTTATCTGACAAACCACACAAGGATGGGCCGTTCCATTTACGCGATTGGGGGAAATGAACAGGCGGCCAATGCTTCCGGAATTAAAGTAAAGTCTGTGAAAATGAAGACGTATGCCATCCATGGCATTTTAGTCGGTATTGCAGCCGCTGTTTTTGTATCAAGAGTAAACGGCGCTATGCCGAACGGAGCTCAGGGATATGAATTCGACGCGATGACTGCCACGATCATAGGCGGGACCAGCTTTTCCGGCGGTGTAGGATCGGCTTTCGGTACAATGATCGGCGCGTTCATCGTGGGCTTTTTAAGCAATATCATGAACCTGATATCTGTCAATTCCTATATCCAGCAGATTGTAAAAGGCGTGATCATTGCAGGCGCGGTCATATGGGATCTTTATTCCAAGGAGAAAAAAACCTACAAAAAGGGCTCTAAGGGATAA
- a CDS encoding sugar ABC transporter substrate-binding protein has translation MKKLLAVLMAVCMVLSMSACGGGDKKETKAVSGETKTEAGSTKEASDGETYKVAFISRNMADSFAARIAKSMEEEWEANYKDLFTLDILDAESDSAKENTLIETCITKEYDCIIIQPNDGDLQLPYAQKVVDAGIKCITTNAGIREVEGGSWIDADPYDQGRVLAELAVEKAPENARVVILSCNPGNLHTESRLKAYKDIFVKQRPDCEILAEKITDRADEGTFMATMEDWVQSYGKIDVVLTIGDALAMSCYEVVKDNPDYKDIQTYGVDAVPEALLAIKKGTYTATVMQNTKELAEKNLAAAARLLKGEDEVIEESIDTILITKDNVDEYIDFYIEQGALTQEEVDEAMKN, from the coding sequence ATGAAAAAATTGTTGGCAGTATTGATGGCAGTATGTATGGTCCTATCTATGTCAGCCTGCGGGGGCGGTGACAAGAAGGAAACAAAAGCGGTATCTGGGGAGACGAAAACGGAGGCGGGAAGTACAAAGGAAGCATCTGACGGGGAAACGTATAAGGTGGCGTTTATTTCAAGAAACATGGCGGACAGCTTTGCCGCCAGAATCGCAAAGTCTATGGAAGAGGAATGGGAGGCGAATTACAAAGACCTGTTCACTCTGGATATCCTGGATGCGGAATCGGACAGTGCAAAGGAAAATACTCTGATTGAAACCTGTATCACAAAGGAATACGACTGTATCATTATCCAGCCAAACGACGGAGATCTGCAGCTTCCTTATGCTCAGAAGGTTGTGGACGCAGGGATCAAATGTATTACCACGAACGCCGGCATCCGTGAGGTGGAGGGCGGTTCCTGGATCGACGCAGATCCTTATGATCAGGGTCGGGTCCTCGCTGAACTGGCCGTAGAAAAAGCGCCGGAAAACGCTAGAGTGGTCATCCTTTCCTGTAATCCCGGGAACCTTCACACAGAATCCAGGCTGAAAGCGTATAAGGACATTTTTGTAAAACAGCGCCCGGACTGCGAGATCCTGGCGGAGAAAATCACCGACCGCGCGGATGAAGGCACCTTTATGGCGACTATGGAGGACTGGGTACAGTCCTATGGAAAGATTGATGTAGTGCTCACCATCGGCGATGCGCTGGCCATGTCCTGTTACGAGGTAGTAAAGGACAATCCCGATTACAAGGACATCCAGACATACGGGGTAGACGCGGTGCCCGAGGCACTTCTGGCCATTAAAAAAGGTACTTATACGGCGACTGTGATGCAGAACACAAAAGAGCTGGCAGAGAAGAACCTGGCGGCAGCAGCCAGACTCTTAAAAGGAGAAGACGAAGTGATCGAGGAGTCCATTGATACGATTCTGATCACAAAAGACAACGTGGATGAATACATCGACTTTTATATTGAACAAGGAGCGCTGACTCAGGAAGAAGTGGATGAAGCAATGAAGAATTAA